The DNA region AATACGGCGGTGTCTATCAGGCGGTGTCTATAAGGCTGGTTGTTATAGGGCGGTGGTGTTGTAGGGTGTATAGCGGTGGGTGTTGGAGAAGTGTTTTATgatcaaatcatatcaaagtttattttgtcagtgcgctgaatacaacaggtgaagaaaTACTTACAGTGAAAATGCGTTACTTACAGGCTCTGAACCATAGTgcaaaaggtgttaggtgaaaacaatggaaaaagtaaagaaataaaaaagcaGTAAAAAGACAGGTTATATTACGTAGCgggaggctataaaagtagcgaggctacacaCACTCGACCCGGTTATCAGGCTGATTGAGCGGTTAGTTTATGTTACATGTTAGATATGGTTAAGCAAGTGACTAGTGCATATATGATTGACGAGAGTAGCAGGTAAGCGTAAAGACGGGTTTGGcggggtgggggtgggtgggtgggggacaCATGCAGATAAGCGCCGGTAACCTGTGCGGGGAGCCTGGTTGGCTGGCCCAATTGAGTAGTAATGTACATTAACTGTATAGTAAAGTGACtactgcatatatgataaacgaCGAGAGTGAGCATCGTAAAAATTAGGGTTGGGGGGGGCTGGGGGGACACAACTGCAAATAGTCGTGGTAGCCagtttgattacctgttcagtgCAGTCTATGGGCTTGGGGGGGTGTACTCTCTTTTTGTCCTAGATTGGCCTCCGGTACGGCTTGCGATGCGGTAGTAAGGAAagtcttgagtgtgtgtgtgtgtgtgtgtgtgtgtgtgtgtgtgtgtgtgtgtgtgtgtgtgtgtgtgtgtgtgtgtgtgtgtgagagagagagaggtggatctTGAGGTGGTGCTTTAACGTGTCTCACACACACGGATCCATGTGGAGATAAATCTGATGCAGATATCAGACCTGATAGTCTGGTTAATCAGTTCAGTTTCTCCAGATATCTTGAGTGGTGTTAGGATTGTTTCAATGTACATATAGACAACTGATGTACTATTTTCCTTTTGTACATTTCATGTCATCTCTTCAGTTTTATTAACCTGTTTCAACTGTCCATCTACTAGCCAGTCATAGTGCTCCCCCTCCCCACAGACCTCCCGTGGTCTCTGAGGTGATTTAACCAGCAGGTATCGAAACCGGATCCAGATCCATCATTTACGCTTCCATTCCAATCACGTTTGCAGCATAGTTCACTGCAACCTTTCCAACTTAGGCTCTGTGCTGTAATAAGCCCCCTGTTACTATGTATGGCAGACAATGGACCTTGACTCTCAGACACACATCAATTGTTTTGTGTATTTTGACCCCACGGCCCGGGTCCAGGATCAGAGCACACACACCAGGCAGAGagctgatcctaaatcagttCAAAGGACCGGAAAAACTGTTAACGTGTTTTGTTAGATCTGTATTATTCAGAGTAATCTTCCTTTTTGAATCTTACTTTTTGGATTTATTTCTCAACACATTGCAAATGGTATATCAACTATTGCCGTTGGTTTGAAAAGGACAGGTGCTGCTGTTCGATGCTCATACAATTAGACATATACAGGAATCTAAGAAAGCTCTCGCCCTGTCCTCGCACTTTCTTCTGTTGTACGGACATCTAGGGACTCTCATGATTTTAATTGTTTGtatgttctatgttttttttttttatgaaaatgtgatCTGTTTTATTGAATACAGACAATAGGTTATACAGACAATCCTGTTCAGGTTTTTTTGCCGATCACTTCAGATCAGTGAAAGGTTTGTGTGCAGTATTTAAACAAAACCAAATTTAGATTCAAATGTTTTCAAGGCTATAACTATTATGGGCAATAAACTGTTGAATtttaaaatatccacaggaaagtgcaAACTTAACTTTTCAGAttttattgaaaaatataaatataagacATTCTCTTGCACAACAAAAATTGACTGGTTGATCATAAGTTTATTAACAAACTTAAATAACATAACATACAATAAAACTTCATTTCCAAAGCCTATAAGGTCTACCAAAAAATATGTTCAtatcttaaagaaaaaatattgtatatgCTACAGTTTGGATTGAGCACTTTAACAACAGTAGCCTAATATAAATTAACAGAACATAGTTTATCTTGCATGATATAGGCTACAATCTGATAATTACACAAGTCATGTACAAGCCCATTTAGTCTACATCGTTGGAAGTTAAagctataaaataaatcattataaACAAAGAAGGAAAAGCTGCACTATGGTATAGATAATTGTGTTTTGAGCTAAACGGAAAAACAAATCTTTGGCGGATGGATTGATGCAGTTTTCATTTCCCGAAGATCTCCATCATTTTTCTGTTGCTATGGGCTTGTTGCTGTAACTGTTCAGCTCTGGACATCTCCATCATCTGTCGAAGCATGTGGAACGTGAGATCTAGAGAAATCGGCGGGTCGTCggacctcctccccctctccatcgaGTCGTCGAGCTGGTTCGCGAAGCCGCTGATGAACCTATTGATGTCCCCAACTTTGCCTTGTAGAAGGCGCTGCGTCAGCTGGAGCTGCAAGGCTCTGTTGTAGACCGCTGGGGAGCCCTCCGGGTGCATGACTTTCGGTGCGGACGCGGCAGAGTTGCGGTTCCCGTTGCCCAGTCTGATGTAGTATTCCTCTCCGAGTCGCGTCAGGAGGGGAAGAGACTGTTGCTGCGCGTCGAGCTGTGGAGCGGTGGAGCGCTGGACATCGTCAGGGCTCTCGACAGCCCTACATTCATAGCGCGGTAAGAAGGCAACCAGCAGAACCACGGTGGTGACAAGTAAATTGAGCTTCATGTCAGGGGATCAACAGGAATCTAAAAAAGAAAGGAGCCAATTAACTTCACGTCTCTTCTCAATGATGATTATTTCTGTACAATACGTTGATGCGTAATTTGTGCGTAAAATGGAGAGGCGAGTTGCTGggtaatataaaataaatgtgcatGACTTTTATGTAAAAGTTTTCAATTGTGATGAGAATACACTGTCTAGAATTTTAAACTCTGGTCGTCTAGCATTATCGGACTAGGAATTTACAGCTagtaataaataaaatagaatatgTAAATTCAAAGTAATCCATTTAGTGGTCCATAAATCCAGGGGTTGATGAAATGTCCACAAAATCACAAGGagagctaac from Salvelinus sp. IW2-2015 linkage group LG14, ASM291031v2, whole genome shotgun sequence includes:
- the LOC111973230 gene encoding corticoliberin-1; this encodes MKLNLLVTTVVLLVAFLPRYECRAVESPDDVQRSTAPQLDAQQQSLPLLTRLGEEYYIRLGNGNRNSAASAPKVMHPEGSPAVYNRALQLQLTQRLLQGKVGDINRFISGFANQLDDSMERGRRSDDPPISLDLTFHMLRQMMEMSRAEQLQQQAHSNRKMMEIFGK